TGCCAAAAATATATCATTCATTCTATTATAAAAATCAAACttttattaaaaaattaaatttaagaTAAATGTTTCAAAAATACCAATGGAAATAGACAAGCTTGTCTTCTCAAGATGGCTTCAACTGTAGTATTTTGATTACATCGAGTATCTCTTTGCCACTTTACATCAAACAGGAATGCCACAGAGATATCCTGATCATTTGGATTTTTATGGTGCTTTAAGGCAAAAATTACAGATCAACCTGCCTGTTGATATTTCAAAGTCTAGATCATAGCCACAGCCTCTTGTGTGCAGTTGCCATGTATTCTGGGAACTCTTCTGTTGTCTGATTTACAGTGGGTCTTCTGTGTTTCCTTTGTCAGCATTTCCAGAAGGGTGTTTTGAGTGATAGAGCCAAACTCCACTGCAAAGGTCCCATAGAAAACGAGGACAATAATAGTGAAAATCCATTCGCAAATAGCCGCTGCATGCTGAAGATCTGAGCTTTGCTGAATGAAGAAGACCCCACCTAATAAGGCTGTTAAGGAACTTTATGAGAGGTTAAATTGGATAAGGGTATTGCCTTCATACTGAAGTTCTACATTGTATTCTGGGTATAATTTAATATCATATTTCAGGTTTTTTGTGCAGATTTGATCAGCTTAATATTTCAGATGATTGAACTAGATTGTGTTGAGCTGCAGCACATTGCACTAAGTAAACAGGGCCGTGCACCATGGTCCCCATATATGTGTACCTAGCTGTACCAGGTGCAGTACAGAGAGCCAGACCTGCTGCCCTCCACATtcttaaacacgagaaaatctgaagatgctggaggaactcagtaggccaggctgcaactatggaaaagagttaacagtcaaagtttcgggcagagacagtcctgatgaagagtcttggcccaaaactttgattgtttactcttttccatagctgctgcctggcctactgagttcctctagtgttttgtgtgtttCGTCCACGTTCTTAAGATGGCAAAAGACCAACAAGGCCTCTGGTGGTATGATGCTGAGGTTCCACCTCTAATATGCTCCTGACAGGCTTCGACATAATGCAAAGTTCATGTCAAAACTGTTGAGGAAGTTGAATTAATAAGTCCTTTAAAATTGAAGTGACTGATAGAAATACTGTAAAGTTAAATAAAATGCAgtaaaattcaaattaaaacaaACTATTTTTAAGACTTACTCTCCCTGCTAACTACTGGACTGGTGGACCTATTGAAGTCAATAGGATCTCAGATACAGTACCTGGACTGATTTGGCATAGAATCCAAGTGGTGGTTTTCCAGCATAATACTGGGAAACCCAGAAGGATGGATCCCTTCCACTGAATTTCATGTGAATCAGAAGGTGTGGTGGAAGATGCATGGAAATCTTAGACTCACTGAAATGTCAATGCCTGAATATTGACAATTGCAATCAGAGTTGTTGACTTCAGCTATCAAGATAGTTCTTAATGCTCCAGATTAAATTCCAATTATTATTTTGGATTGCAGTCTTGGTAGCTCTCAACAGAAATCAGAAATATTTCGGCATTAGTCCTAATTTCCACAGTCTGTTGAGAAAATGATAACTTACTATGCTCTCTGAAGTATACAGACATTAAGGAGGTTGGATTAAGACAAGTCCAGAATGCTACTGGTAATTCCATGATCTCACAAACTAGTTGTGCAAAAGAGGATGTTGTCAATTCTGCATTATTCCTAGAGTTCATATGCTCTAAAGTAAAATTgactctaattttctaagctctaaTCTTCAATTTTTAATGACTCATAAACAAAATAGGTgcaaataaaagagaaaaacagTTTAGTTTAAGGCTGCATAATTTTCTGCAGTTTGCTTGCACCAGCATCTAGAAAAATTCAGAAGGATATGATCAGCAAGTATAGACCTTAATCCAAAAAGAAGTTAAAAAGATATGCCACCAAGTTGTAGTAGGGTGTAAAAAGAGTAGGGTTGTGATAATGGaggattttaactttcccaatTTTGATTGTCATTGTGTAAAGGGCCTAGATGGGGTGGAACTCAGAAAATGTATTCGAGAGAGATAGTCCCACTGCGGAAGGACTATACCTGATCTTATGTGAGGGAACGAGGAACGGCAAGCAGTGGAAGTATCTGCAGAGGAACCCTCTGGGATCAGCAGCCATGGTCCAGAAAGTTCTGAAAGTCAGGTTCTAGAGTTATGGTCTTAATTGGCAGGGTAAGTTGATTTCAGCAGTATAAGTTGAAAGTAGATTCGGAGAAGCTGATAAGTGGAAAAACAACATCTGATCAATGGAAGGCTTTTAAAGGCTAGATCTGAAGGAGGAAAAGAGCCTGAAGAAACAGTAAAGGAAGAAGGATGAGTCGGATGTCGGTAGAAAAGAGCTGTTGAAAATGGCTGTCATTGACACTTGAAAGAAAGAACTAAAGAGCAGGAAGAAGAAAAAGATGTTGAATTGAAAGTCAGGACAAGCTGAAAGTGGTGTGAGACAATGCTGCCGAAAGGTAACAGATGATGTTGTGTTGTGGTAAACTCAAGTCAGAGGATTGTTGGAGTAGGGGCTGATTTGAGAGTGGCTTAGAAGAATGTGTCAATGATCTGCAGAATTTCTACTGCTGATTCTGCACACTGCTTTAAAGAGATGTTCAAAGAAAAGGATACTAAGGGCAAGGTTGATGAAAGCCAGAACGGTAAGAACGGCTCGACAGTGACCTATCCGATAATCCAGCGAATTCTTTGCAATCTTGTAGGTGAGGATGGTTTGGAAAAAGATGAACAACATACTATTGGGAAATCCTATCCCAGCACCAATGTAGTGTATCACTTTAGCATTGTCAACCTGCAGGCACAAGAAAATACAGTTGTTAAATACAATTTTCTTTCAGTTATTTTTTTCAGCAGAATGTTATCCCTGATGAAAGCAACATGTGCTTACCTTCCTTCCAAACTACACTAACACATCCTTTTATAAAGTCATATAGCCCAAGTTACTATTTGAAGATTATTTTGTGGACTCATTGGCGTCGGGGCCAGTGCACTTCACCAGAAGTGGTGTGGCACGGCATCCAGGCTGGAGTCGGtgcccccccagtgttcactcagcgaAGAGAAGCTCTACTGTGGTCGACTGAAAATTTCGATAGGCTGGGGGGAGGTCTGGATCTGGACTATATTTGTGTGGTTGTATGTAACTGATATTCTATATTGCCTTGTTGTCTTGTATGTGCgaggactgggggggggggtggcatcgGGGCCAGCGGACTCCACTGGGGGCAATGTGACACAGTGTTCAGGCTAGAGTCAGTGTTGCCCCCCCCCAAGTGTTCAATCGGTAGGAGAAAGGCTCTATTGTGGTTAACACTGGATTGATGGTGCAAGTTTTGGTCTCTTTTTTTGCATGAATGGGATGCCATTTGTACATGCTACcttgtgtgtgctttgtgctgtgtgtgactgttggtactataTCTAGCACATTGATCCCAGagtaatgttgtttcatttggccacATTTATGAGTATTCATTTATGGTTGAATAAAAGAGCTAAATAATTTGAATGCATGAAGGTGTAGTGTGATGAAGTACCACAGAAGTATGTTAGCAGCAATAGGATAAACTGGATCAATATCATATAATTCATTCCACTTTCAATCATAACAAAAATTCCAAGcaacacgcaaagtgctggagaaactcagtgtgTCAAGCAACTTCTATAGATTGAAATGGACAGAAGGTGtttcaagttgagacccttcatctggaccaaAGTGACTTAGATGGAGACCAAAAGGAGCTTGCATTCATAGAGAACCCCAAGTTGCCACTATCAGAGTAAAAGGGTTTTTCTGTAGGGTTTTTAGGGAGGATCTTGGCATGGAGCTTCCACTTGAATATCAGTATACCCCAACAGcatatttctgtatttatttcgtGATTCCCTCAGCTTGTAATGGTAATTATCCATTTTTCTCCCATCTTTTGTCAATTATCTTGGGTGGAACTTATAAATACCCTCttctattttgaaacaaatgtATGATTAAAGAAAATTTGATGAACAAATTAAGATAGCCGAGCAAAAGCTGAGGCAAAGCTTTGGGTATTAAGAAGTAATTTGAGAAGAAGATGGAAGAAAGGTTGAGAAGTTTGGAGCTAAGGAGGTGAGAGGTAGGCAAAAGAAATTGCTGGCCGAATGTTCTAGACTACAAAAGATACTGGTCTCAAGGATGGATCATTAAAACTGAAGAAAAAATGTGAAATGGCAAAATGTTAGCACTCTTGGAAGGTTACAGTGCAAGGGGATATTACAGAGACCCATGGTTAAGAATTCTAATATGTAtggttttaatttaaatttaaaaagcaAGTATTATTGGCAAGGCCTGAATTTATAATCAACTCTAATTGTGCTTGAGACAGTTTTAGAAATGGTAAAGGTTTATTCATTAGAGGGGAGCTACAGAAAGAATAGGACAAGAGTGAACCACAGTATTAACTTGTCTCATAGGCTGGAAGAAAGAAGCATCTGTGAAATTGCTCCATATTATTGAGAATGGAGGCAGAGGTTAAGGTTCACAGAATCAGTGAAATTTACAGAATGTGAGGTGATAATTTGGTCCATTATGTCCACACTTGTTAAAATTGGACCAAATGAGTCCCATTCCCAGTTTTTGGTTCATAGTCTTGGTAGTTATGGCTGAGAGTGTCTGCCTCCACTACGCTTTCAGGCAGTGAATTTCACACCTTCACTACTGGTTGACAACACTCCTCTAACACATCACAGTAAACTTTCAATCGCCCAAAATCAGATAATTCAGAAATCCCAAGGGTTTGACATCCTGTTCACCCGGTAATCTTTGCCACATTCTCTTTCTCATCACCGAGACTTTGTTCATACACACCTTCCACTCATTGGGGCCTGTGTTTCTGTACAGGACAATTACTCTCAAGGCCTCAGCTCCCATTTTTCATGTTCCTTTCTCACTCACTGAGGTCCCAGTACTTGTGTTTCTTTCCTATTTACTGCATCTCCTGTTCCTGCACTCCTTTCCCATCACTAGAGCCCTAGTTCCCAATCAGCATTGCTACTCACAGCAATGCCCACTCCTGCATGCCAGGGCCCCAGCTCCCACATGTCCCTTCCCCTCATAGTGGTCCCAGTCGCTGTGCTCTTTGTAAACTTATCTGGTTCACTGGATACTATGTACATTTGAAAAAATGTTATTTAAAAATACGCACGGGTTGTTATAAAAATAATTTCCAATAGCTCAAAAAGTCTGTCAGTCAAGCGCTATCAAAGACCTGACTTGCATTGAATTACCTGGGTTTTACAATCCTCAAGTCTATGCCCTCCCCTCATGGTTCTCTCTGCCAAGAGGATCAGATCACTCTCAGTCTCTCACGTTCTTTTATACCATTTTAATAAAATCTTCCCTTTAAGACCATTTAAAATGATTTTCAGACTGAGACCTGTAAGGAGCAATTAAGACAGGTGACCATGTTTTCATGAAGCATCTTTAACAGAGTGATGAGAGGTAGGCAGACTTAAGGAGAGTATTGCAGTCTTTACAGCCTAGTCAGCTAGATGGAGAACTGATGAAAACTcgggaagtcaggcagcatctgtggaggtagaaACAGATTTGATGTTTTAGGGCAAAGAGGCAACAAAGTCTACATtgactatttctctttccacagatacagtctgaagagctgagtatttccaacatttctatttttatttcagatttcctgagccatcgagtcaaacagcacagaaaccagctcGTTGGCCCAGCATGACCAGGCCGACCACCATCTATACTAATCATATTACCAACACGTAATCCATAACTTATACATGACAATTCATCCAGATGCCTCCATGAGGGTCCCTGCTCCACCAATCACCCAGGCAGAACAGTCCAGATTCCAGCAATTGCCCACATGAAAATAATTCACTTAAgtccatctaaaccccttcccTCACACTCTGAAATTATACCCTCTGTAATGGAGAAAATATCTACTTTCtgccctatctatacctttcataatcaCCCCACAGTCTCATTTATTACAAGGAAAGTAACCCCTATACAGTCTTTAACTGAAACATGTCTACATTAACTCCACCACTCACATCAATATATTTTGTTACTTCTTCAGAAACTTCAATCAGTTAGACAGAATCCTTTACCaacaaaaccatgctgatgaTCATTGGCATATTCCTATTTTTCATATTGTAGATTCATATCACCCTTCAACAGGTTTTCTAATAAATTCTCAACACCAATATTAGACACACTGGCCTCTAACTTCCTGGTTTATCCATGCTGCTTTTCTAATTAAAGGTATCACATTTTCTATCATCTGGCACCTTAGCTGTGGGCAGTGAAAATCTCCATCAAGGACCTAGTGATCTTCCCTCTTGCTAACAGCCTGGAATACATCTCATCTAGCCCAATAATGCCCACTGAGGTATCTAATAACTCCTTTTTAATCTTAATGTGCACAACAATTTTATTGTTCCAAATGAAATATCCAACTACAATGATATTCTCCTTAGTGAACACAAATATGGCCTTCATCAGCCAATGCATTGAGTGCAAGAGTTTGGGCATCATGGTACAGTTATGCGAACTGTTGGTGTATTTTGCGCAGTTCTGATCACCGCACTACAAAAAGGTGCGATTAAGATAGGAAGAAGATTCACAAAGGTGTCGCATGGATTAAAAGGCTTGCGTTATAAGCCTAAATGTGTTGTTCTAGGAATGAAGGAGGGTTGACATGATAGGAAGGAGATGAGAtatacggctctcgttacatgcacgtgcagttcaactcttcaagtgattatgcaggaagtttgaagttaataactcatctccttctactttaggctgCAAACCTTTCAATCACCCTGAttagttattaactgatgagttaatGCACGTGCGTGTAAAGAGtgccgtataactcatctccttctaccttaggcctcgaacttatcaatcacccctgctgtggacactttctggaggtccaagatccatatactccacaaccgctggactaagtgtgtaaatgtaggaggggactatgttgaaaaataaatgtgctaggttttctaaaattgactccttctaccttaggccacgaacttatcaaacaACCTTCATAATATAGGTAGGCATGATAGTTaatacagacattgtgggctgaaggcctatTTCTATGAATCTTTGTATTAACTTAAAACCTCATCTATGTTCTCAAGATCTGTGCAGTTTGTCTCTCTGCTCACTAATGTTACCCTCTTGTTCATAATAAAAATGACTTGagaatttccttaatcttgtcggCGATAGATATTTTGTGACCTCTTTACCTTCCTAATTTCTTTTCAAAGTACTGTCCTACACATTATATTTCAGTGCTCCATTCTACCATACACTTCCTTCCTTAATCAAACTTTCTGCTTACCTGGGCTTGATCTCTTTGAACTTAAGAAGTTGCCCCTGAATTCTCATTATTCCACTTTTAAATGAACCTATTCTGTCTGATGTCAATTTACCTGTAagtacttcctcccttaccaccattcagggccccaaacagtccttccaggtgaggcatcacttcacctgtgagtcgactggggtgatatactgcgtccggtgctcccgatgtggcctttcatatattggtgagacccgacgcagactgggagaccgctttgctgaacatctacgctctgtccgccagagaaagcaggatctcccagtggccacacattttaattccacatcccattcccattctgacatgtctatccacggcctcctctactgtaaagatgaagccacactcaggttggaggaacaacaccttatattccgtctgggtagcctccaacctgatggcatgaacattgacttctctaacttccgctaggccccacctccccctcgtatcccagctgttactcatttttatgcacacattctttctctcactctccttttttttctccctctgtccctctgaatatacctcttgcccatcctctgggtcaccccccccccgtctttctccctaggcctcctgtcccatgatcctctcgtatccccttttgcctatcacctgtccagctctcggctctatccctccccctcctgtcttctcctgtcattttgcatctccccctccccctccagctttcaaatcccttactcactcttccttcagttagtcctgacgaagggtctcggcctgaaacgtcgactgcgcctcttcctatagatgctgcttggcctgctgcgttcaccagcgactttgatgtatgttgcttgagtaGTTGCTCCTAGTTAATTTTCATGATaaagaatctcagcctgaaacctcaactgtttattcctcacacagatgctgcctgacctgttgagtttctccagcattttgtgtgtgtcactcaagatttctagtatctgcacaGTATTTTGTGCCTGGTAAACCCTTGCCAGATCCTGTCTTATCATGTTGATATCAGCCTTTCCCCAATTCAGAACTTTACTTTCAGACCACACTTATCCCTTTCTATATCTTACTTGAAGCTTAACAGAGCTCCAGTCAACATTTCCAAAACGCTGACCCACAGACACTGCAACCCGCATAGGCCCCAGCTATGCTTGTGTCGTTGCTGGCTGTGTAGAACAGTCCCTGTtcaaagccttccctggtaatgcaccccaactcttcctccactacattgacaactgcattggtctTGCTTCTTCCACCCATGCTGacctcgtcaatttcatcaactttgcctccaacttccaccctgatgttaaattcacttggtccatctctgacacctccctcccctttcttgatctctctgtctccatatctggagacaaaatgtcaactgacatctttcaTAAACttactgattcccacagttatctcaactctacctcttcccatcctataCCCTTTAAAAATTCTATTCCCTTTTCCCAGCTCCTTCacttccactgcatctgttccaggacgcagcttttcattccaggacatcagaaatgtcctccttcttcaaagaagagAGTTTCCCTCCCTCTGCTATTGATGCTGTCCttacctgcatctcttccatttcccaaacatctgcgCTCATTCCATCTTTCTGCCGCCTTaaagtgatagagttcctcttgtcctcacctaccaccccatcatcctccacatccagcacatcatcctctgcaacttctgccatctccaaagggatcccaccactaaacatatctttgccTACTTCCCTCcacttccatcgatgctgcctggcctgctgagttcctccagcattttgcatgtctaACTTGGgtctccagcatctacagattttctcctgtttcctctgctttccgcagggatcgctccctccacgaTTCCCTCCCGTCcagttgtccctccccactgatctccatcacggcacttattcctgcaagaggctcaagtgctacacctgcctacacacctcctccctcacctccattcagggccccaaacagtccctccaggtgaagcaacacttcacctgtgaaattgctggggttgtctattgtgtccggtgctccagatgcagcctcccCTACATTGATGAGACCAGCCGTCAATTCACTTCGTCAAGCCCCTCTGCTCCATCCGTTACAAGCGGATCTTCCCAATGGCCtatcattttaattcccattcccattcgcattctgacatgtcggtccatgacctcctcttgtgccaaaacaGAAGAGGTGAAAAGGaacaccttttattctgtctggggagcctccaacctgatggcatgaatatcgatttccacTTTCAGTGAAaaatttcccctccccttcctctaatccccactctgaccttttacctcttctcaccttcttAATACTTCTCCTGGGTCCCTTCCTCATGAataaatgtcgactgcttattcatttccatagatctgccttacctgctgagttcctccagcattttacgtgttgTTTtagaattccagtatctgcagactttctcatgtttatgatcaaCCACTTGCCTGGATTTATTCTTTCAGGTTAGATCCAACACAAGCAAGTCCTGACTTGCTCAAAAGTTCTCCTGCTGAACTTCTAAACATACCACACGCTCTAATCCTTTCACAGTAAGCCAACCTGTGTCCTGTATCTCCTTGACTATAAGGATGTCTGTGGTATAAACCCAGCAGACtaattacatttttatttttaatctttACACAATGGGCCTTATTGGTAGAATCTTCTCGAACATCCTTCCTTGTTACTTCaactaataggcatccgttagtctcgtgagaccatggatttgcgccttggaaggtttccagggcgcaggtctgggcaaggttgtatagaagaccagcagttgcccatgctgcaagactcccctctccacgccactgatgtcgtccaagggaagggcactagggccaatacagcttggcactggtgtcgtcgcagagcaatgtgtggttaagtgccttgctcaaggacacaacacgctgcctcagctgaggctcaaactagcaatgttcagatcactagaccgctgccttaaccacttggccatgcgccaacacactaCAACTAAGAGTCTTCATAATCAACAATGTGAAGCCTCCAATCTtggaccttaagaccataagaaataagagcagaacTGGACCATTCAgtccgtcgagtctgctccgccatttcatcttggctgattctttttccctctcagacccaatctcctcccttctccttgtATTCCTtcttgccctgattaaccaagaatctatcaacatctgccttaaatatacaccaAGACTTGGGCCCCACAGCTGCGTGTGGCAACaactttcacaaattcaccattctctggctaaagaaattcctccttatttcctctctaaaaggatgccactctattctgaggggGGTGTCtgctggtcttagacttccctactataggaaacatcctctccacatccactctatcgaggactTTCAACATTTCATAGGTTttaatcaggtcacccctcactcttctgaattcaaCTGAGtagagcccagagccatcaaacactcttcatatgacaagccattcaatcctggaatcattttcatgaacctcctttgaaccttctccagtgtcagcacatcctttcttagataaagggcccaaaactgctcacgatagtccaagtgaggcctcaccagtgctttataaagttttaacattacatccttgtttttatattctagtcctcttgaaatgaatactaacaataTATTTGCCTTTCtctccactgactcaacctgccaattaacctttagggaatcctgcacaaggactcccaagtcctttgcacctccgatttctgagtttctctccatttagaaaatagtctatgcttttatttcttccgcctaagtgcatgaccatacacttcccaacactgcatctcatcttctttgcccattcccctaatctaacttcttctgtagcttctccacttccttaaaactacctgcccctccacctatcttcatattgtccacaaacctggccacaaatacatcagttctgtcatccaaatcattgatatataacgtaaaaagaagaggtcccaacatagacctctgtggaacaccactagtcactgacaacctaccagaaaggttccctttattcccacactttgcctccaaccaatcagcaatgctctatccatgccagtatctttcctgtaatactatgggcttgtagcttgttacgCAGCCTCACATATGGCAGCTTGTCATAAGCCTTCTGAAATTcctagtacacaacatccaccaattttcctttgtctattctgcttattatttcttcaaagaattccagcaggtttatCAGGCAAAATGTTAcagtaaggaaaccatgctgactatgtcttatttaatcatgtgcctccaattacccagaaatcacatccttaacaatcgactgcaACATTTTCATTGAGGTCATACTAacagacctataatttcctttcttctgcctctctcccttctggaaGTGTGGAATATcttcggaaccatgccagaatcaattgattcttgaaatatcattattaatgccgccataatctcttcagccatagTGTATACCATATGGtctaggtaacttatctacctttagacctttcagtttcctaagaccCTTCTCCATAGTAATGACAACTTCACGCATTTCTGTCCCCgatactcttgaacttccagcatactgctagtgtcttccacagtgaagtgtgaagtaaagtacttattcagtttgtctgctatttcattgtcccccatcactacctctccagcatcgttttacAGTGATCCAATAtttattctcatctctcttttacactttaaatatatgaagaaatttttggtatcttctttaatattattggctagcttaccttcatatttcatcttttccttctttatgacttttttagttgccatctgttggtttttaaaagcttccctattttctaacttcccactaatttttattctattatatgccctcactttgacttttatgttgtctttgacttctcttgtcagccacggttgtatcaTTCTGCCTttcgaatacttcttcatctttgggatatatatatatctttggAATTGTTCCCTtaaattctagccattgctgctttgccatcatccctgctagagtttctttccaatcagttctggtcaactcctctttcaagcctctgtaatcccctttagtCCAGTGCAATACTGAtagatctgactttagcttctccttctcaagttgCAGGGTgagtttgatcatattatgatcactatctcctatttaccatgagctgctcttaaaaaaacatctcgtaggcattctataaattctctctcttggcgttttctcaatctacctgcatattgaaatcccccatgactattgtaatattgcccttttggtaagcattttctatcttccaatataatttgtagaccacatccatactactgtttggaggtctgtatataactcccatcaggctcTTTTGAcccctgcagttccttagctctagctacaatgattcaacacctgatcctatgttacctctttctaatgatttgatttattttttttaccaacagagctgtACCACCCTCCTCTGCCTATCggactgtcctttcgatacaatgtgcatccttggatgtcAAGCTCCCACCTATAATCTTcttccagccatgattcagtgatgctcacaacgtTATACAAGTTGTTTATCTGTAAcggtgctgcaagttcatctactttattctgtatactgtgtgcaatcaaatacaacactctcagtcctatattcaccctttttgattttgtccactccTTACATTGCAAcacatcccattgactgcaattttgcctatcATCAGCCGCTCATTGCtaacaatagtcatagtcatactttattgatcccgggggaaattggttttcattacagttgcaccataaataattaaatagcaataataaaaccgtaaatatttaaatagtaatatgtaaattatgccatgaaataagtccaggaccaacttattggctcagggtgtctgaccctccaacaaTCTCACTACATTACACCATCTTTAGTTTCCTCTATGAcctactcaaccttggaacattgAATTACCAGTCCAGCTCTTTCTTCAACCATATCTGTACGGatataagattttttttaaagaaagtt
The DNA window shown above is from Mobula hypostoma chromosome 18, sMobHyp1.1, whole genome shotgun sequence and carries:
- the zgc:154058 gene encoding transmembrane protein 150A-like, with the translated sequence MAAWVILPVSLSVSTITALWVVYAVAVQNHHVCPVDNWTYNDSCDEKFDQDEPKNCCTLDDIPLVSKCGTLPPESCLFSLICNTGAFMVMLLGLLRYAHVKERHQKCLLNTAALVTCWSCAAGLIIVGNFQVDNAKVIHYIGAGIGFPNSMLFIFFQTILTYKIAKNSLDYRIGHCRAVLTVLAFINLALSGVFFIQQSSDLQHAAAICEWIFTIIVLVFYGTFAVEFGSITQNTLLEMLTKETQKTHCKSDNRRVPRIHGNCTQEAVAMI